AATATGCACCGACCACTTGCGActtctaaaataatatataataaatgaaCAATCTTCTAACTAAAATATCCCAACACATTCTAAAAAAACTTGAAATGTAACAACGGGGGAAAACGATCCCGATCTAAAGGTTTCCAAAAAGTAGATTATGTGGGAGTAGTTGAAGAAATTCTAAAACCTTCCTATAGATTGTCGAAACTTCAAAATGAAAGAATTTCTCGATTCGAAATAACAAGCTGCAATCAGAAACAGCTTACATAAATAAACATGAGGAAAAATGGGTAAACTCGACAATACATACGAACAAACACAGATTCTCGTATTCTATCGCTCACAACtcttatatattattaattctaCAATCAAAATAACACGTAAATTGACAATAGAATCCTAAAAAATCAACGATTTTCATATGTCAAAGACATAGAAAGAAGATCTGAAATAGAAAATAGCATAAATCATATGCAAATTACTTGCCTTCGTAGAAAAATGAACCGAGTCAGAGGATGGGAATTGTGATATTCTTGGGGCTCCGGAGTGCTACTCTATTTATAGTGCAAATGAGCGAGCGAGAGAGCGAGCTAGGGTTTTGGCACATATTTCATCTACTGATTGGACGTATTTGCCCTGGTGGTCACCGATAGAAAGTCGGTCAAGTTATTTCGCTACTTGAGCCCAATCCTCTTAAGATCCGAACACACgccataattttatattttatatatttagtttaattatgatatttttataaaactaatataaaaaattaatttttataaatgataGATTTAGAAAAAAACATCAtgtcaatttaaataaaattgatataagtaattataaaataaaattgatataagtaattataaattaaaattgatataagtaattataaattaaaataaattgtaaATTATGATTAGATCTGCAGTGAAGCTGTGGCAAATCCGATCAATAGATCTATAACTACTTCCTCTATCATTACATAACATAATATTCTCTAATACAAGCGGTCATTAAACCAAAatttggaagctaatgtaaaaaataaatttaaatttaagcaATGGCAGGCGGATTCACAGTTATTAAAGGACAAAAAATAATGTGTTTGCCAGCATCATGCATCAGTCTTATACTGGCTCCATCTAAACAAATCATCCTCACTGTTATATAACTTCAAAGGGCTTCCATCTTCTGCCAAGCCTTGCCCTATGTCTTCCTCTTTCTCTTGTTCCTCGATCTGCTGCCCATTCTTAGCTTCTTCATCCTTCACAGAGAGACAAATGAACAGTGAATTAGAAGCCACAGATATTAAATATTTCGCATTTCTTCTAACAAATTGAACTTCTAGTTAACAAGTAGTCATTGGGGAACTGCGTTGGAGTGGCACCACCAATTATTAATAAAAGAAGGTTCCATGCACAAATGGCTTAAGGAAATAAAAACCGGTTATAAGCCAAGGACGTGTCAGAAACTACAAACATTAAATGCTTTGTATCTCTATCAACTTAAGCACTTGTATGCTGCAATCATCGGATGACTATCATTCAAGCATTTGTTCGATGCAGTCATCCGATAATAAAAGACTTCGGAACTATTACAGATAAAGGGAAAATGGCATTACATTGACATCGGAAACATCTGGAATTCCCTCATCTGCCACATCATTATCTCCCAACTCAGTAGAGCCATTTTTATCAGCATTCTCATTTTCTTCAGCTGCTATTTGTTGTAGCCGCACAATCACTGCTTCAAAATGGGAATGATCTGCACAACATTAAGcacaaaacaatatttaaattaaaatattgtagCCTCACAATCACTGCTTCAAAATGGGAATGATCTGCACAACATAAAGcacaaaacaatatttaaattaaaaccaGCACATTTAAATGTTTAACATCCTTGGACTTCTTTGGTAATTTTCTTTCTGCAAACCCAACGGTTGATAAAGGGTGTCTGAAATTACAGCACATGCATACCTTTAGCTCGATTTGTCAAAGCATCACGAAGCCTCAATGGTTGCTCTCGTTCTTCTTTTTTGTATTTCAGCTTTACTTGACGTCGTGTACGACCAGGAAAAAGTTGTTGAATCAAAGAAAGGTCTGTCCCAAACTGTCTCACACCCTGAAGTGGGAGATGGGTACAAATAGAAACCAAATCTTACGAAGGTCTTAGTTGCTAATGACGTGAAAATAACTGTCCCACGTGAGGAATATTCTACCAATaaatttggaaagaaaatgCCAGGAAAATGCAAGAAATTGACTTGAAATTACTCTAGAAAGGCATGAAAGTTGAGAAAAATACATAACTCTGTTCCATTTTAATATGCATTTGAATACACAACTTCAATTTCCGTCAAAAAGGGATATCACAGCAAGATTGGTATTATTCATTGTACCCCTGATCATCATTTTTGACAATGTCACATTTACGTCTATTTAAACTATGTTCAGTGCCCCCATGAATAACAACAGAAACAAGCCTCTTGCAGGGAGATCATACCTAAATCTAGTCTTATGGCCCAAATTCTCTGTGAGCTTCATCAATCAGTACAGAAATCATATACTAATCAACTCTCAGTTTCTTTTTATGAAAACATAAGTCAagttctaaaaacaaatacctCATAGAACAATTCAGTGTCCTGTTTTGACCATCGTGTAATTGGTGTTCTATCCATGTAAGTCTGATAGTTGAAATAGGTGCCGCTCTCTTCAACCCTAGGACTTAAATGTCCATTATTATCTTCATTGAAGAACTCAAAAGAGTTATCATGGCTGCAAAACACAAATAACAAGATGTGTGCTATGATGGGTTAGACTGGATATAATACAGTTCAACAACATGCTTTAAACATATTGAGTTGTTTCTAGTATAAAATAAAGAGACTTGATAgataatggtaaaactttttcTCAAACTGACTAGATAAGAAAAATAATAGCATTGTGCTGTTTGAAATGAAGTCTTCCTAGATGCTAGGGCTGACAAAGTGAACATCAGAAGTAACATTTCATGAAGCTGagctttttatatatattggatACATCACATAATGCAAAAAGAAAGAGCAAGAACTCTAGAATATAGCACGAAACCGACAAAACCAAATTCATTATTTTACAGGAATATAGGAAGCCCTCATTTCAGCGGAAAATAATATTGTGCCTAACTAACAAGGCTATCTATATAGGAACAAAAAGAATGTCATACTTTCCCTGAAACAATTAGGACCACTAATTTGTCAGGCCAGCTCTCTCATCTTTGTAAAGTTAGAATCCATGAATAGACGAGTAAATTACTCACATGCCACAAGCCACAACTCAATTTTAAATCGTCATATTGACTTTGAAATATGCAATCCACAAGGATACAAGAAATATGGTGCATCCATATTGCTAAGACGCTGAGAAATTGAAATTAAGGAGATTATTCAATGCAATATATGTCTCAGCTTCAATACAAACAACACATGTCTTGAAAAATTGAATGCCCACAATTTCCTCACCGGTTTAATTTTTGCAAGAAAATATCATAAGAAGCGTGGCCTcaattattttctattttgtAAAAAACTAAAGTAATTATAATGCCTTGTTTTCTTAAATACGCATCATGAAATTCAACATCCCCCACTGACTCAATTCCTGCGAAAGCAAAGATGAtacatcaatatttttattttcctccAGGAAAGATTGTATCATTAAGATCCAAAACTTCAAGAATGCGGATCCGGGAATTTGCATTCAAACAAGAGATCGCGTGTAACACAAATTAACTATGCCGAGAGAACGAGCTATTTGTTAGCACATATGGGACCAAACACCTTGACTAGGATCTGAATGACATATTATTACCTCGGTTTTGTCGAGGGTGCTCCTGCTGCTGATTCTTCTTTTTTCTGTATAACGTAAATTAAAATATCACACGTCCGATGTATAAAAAATCAACCAGATAAACTGACCAGAACACAAAGTTTATAATGAATGCCGCAAGTAGAAGTAGCGGCAATGTAAATATTAGTAAGATAATCTTGATATTTCTCTTGTCACCATTCATAATTCATTCATTCATAATAAATAGCTCCAAGctggggaaaaaaaaaaaagaggtatGATGTGCAACATGCTTACCATCTGCCGCTCTTTGTGCTCTGCAAGCAGAATTAAATCCCTAAGAGGCACCTTTTGGTAATCAATTTCATCTTCTGGCGTTTCAAGCAAAACCCTGTCCACTATCACAAAGATTTCTGGTCAAAAATATCATCAGGAATCAAAACCAAAGCTCTCAGTCTAAATTAACAACTACCTTTTCTTCTCCGTGTAGAATGCGAGAACTTTTTAGGCTTTGCATCAACATCCTGCTCTGAGGCTCCCTTGGAATTCCTCCGCTTTCTAACagttttttcttttttgctATCTTGTTTCTTAGACTTCCTCTTCGCCTTTTTTGTTCCAAACTCGCTGCCCACTTGATATTCCTCATTGTTAATGTTGTCCTCTAGAGCAGAACTGCCAAGACGTTCATCTGCAGACACCCTACCAGCAAGAATATCATCTTCTGACTCATCAACTAGTTcgcatatattttttttgggttttcgTGGCCTTAAAGATCTACCAGGTTCATTTTCTCGAGTGGATGTGAAAACGTTTTCCTGTGGTTGAGAAGAATCTGACGCAGCAGGAGCATCGTTTTTTCTTGCCTTTGCCCTGCGTGAATCCTAGTAGATATACATCCAAAACACAAGAACATTTAGCAAAGAGTGAATCATGGACCAcatagaagaagaagaaaacagaTGTCAACAAATCAAACGGTAAGATGTAAAGTTTACAAGTTTAGCAGGAAATTCTGGGACGCTGTCCAGATGGATGCCTGAAACCAACTGGTTCATTTCCATAAGATTCATGGATTCATCATTCACAGGCAGATCAGAGGTAGCATCAACAGGAATGGCAGGAGTAAATCCTATGGATGAAAGATCGAGAACATCCTCATGTTCAAATGCAGGAAGCGGTTCCTTATTAGCAAAATTAATTTCAGCGGAAACCTGTTGTGGACAAAATGGGCTAGAAACACACTCAATTCTGCGTTGACATATCTCCTGCATTTTCAATTTTGACTTGGGGTGAAATTTTCCAGTTCTCTTGTCTGCCCACcaattataatatcaaaatcTAATATTGGAAACAAACATAAGCTTATCAAGTAGTATAAGAATTGCATACAAGATCTAGTAATTAACTCGGACACGTTTTCCATATCCATGACATCCATTTCCTGCAGTTAGCCAACTTTCAGCAGAAACTATCGAAATACAAGAATCAAGATTTAGAGGTTAAGAAAGAGTGAGTAGAACTAGCATATCAGTTCTTACACTGGTTTCCATTACTCCGTTGTCCATATGACAAACTCCATCACTACTTAAAACAGTACATTCCCCAACAGAGAAAGGAAATGATAGCGCATCACTTTCTTTACTTGTCTGGTTTGAGTCATCAACAGATGAAAGAATTGGAATAGAAAGCCCCCCTTCTCCATCATGATAGTTGGAGACATTAACAGTTCTTGTCTCTTGAGGATGAATATTACCTTCTGCAAGGTTGTTGACAAACAAATGCTTAGGTGTTAATCAATTAGCATCATTTCAGGAGTTAATTAGGATGAAATTGTAGGACATTAACTATTTGTAAATCTTTGCAATTAGCAATTATGGATATTGTTACAATAATTATTTGTATATTTTGCACTATAAATAATTGTCAGTGAAAAAAGGGAACTACAACCTTAttatccttcaacattttttgtCAATTTATTTCAACAGTTATAATGTAATTCATGTTATAAAATTAGTGTCTATTTGATCACCAATTTCGTCAAAAGAGAACTAGACGAGCATCAGGTAATCTAATAGAAGAAATAGTAACTTAAGAATAGAGGATAACCAATAGAAGGAACTTCTTGCTTACCGATATCTGAAGCAGTGTGAGTAATAAAATCATCAAGGGAATCCAATCCAACAAATATATCAGCATTCTGAAAATCGGTAAATATACGTGTCAGCATATTAAATCAACAGGTGCAACAAGATATAAGGTACTCAACTCACTGACCGACTTCTCCATGCAAGAATGCCAGCCTCCACTATCATTGGGCACAACATCCAAACCAGACTGCAAACTAACAGTTGACTTGGCAACCTTCTCATCCAAGAAGCTCACTGACCCATAATTCCACTGATCATCTGTAAAGACACCAATTATTGTCTCAAAATTTACGTAATGGAACACAGCACCAACGATAACTTAATATTGTTTATTCTCTGAATAACTAAAATTTAAAGCATCCCATTTTCATTCAGAAATACTAACTATGTTCTGATGGCTTTGCAATTGTCGCAGGCTCACTTATCTCGTTCTCTACAACCTCATTTACTAGTGATGTACTAGAGGAAGAAATCAAAGTTGGGGTAGAGTCATTTCTTGGTGTTCGTAACTTTGCCTTAGGCTGGAACTTTCCGGCGGGTCGAGCTGCAGAAGTATTGAAGTTAGCGTCATCACTTATTAATCAGTAAAAAGCCACACCAGAAAGAGAGACAACAAGAAAACTAAACATTTTACCATTCTTTATAGGTCCAACAGCAAATATGTCATCCAATGGATCCAAATCAATCCCCATCTATGCATGTGCTGAGTCAAAATGAATTTAGTAAGTAAAACCACCAGGACAAAAAGTTTAAGGTCTCAGATAAACCAACAATATAAATTTTCTAAAAGATTAGAACAAAAAAAGGTTGAAACTAAAGAAAAATAAGGACACATTTCAAAGTTATATGATATATCTAATCATAAACATATCAACTGCATCTAAGAAGATTAAAAACcaatgaaaaaatttaaaaaccaaaataaaattggTTTAAGCGTGTATAAGTGAGAGTAGTActagatgggtgacctcctaggaAATTCTCGTGTGTCAAGCTGTTGTTGCGCCGCTTGATCTGATTGGCTAAAGACCGTAAAATAACGATCTCATAACTTAACGGGTAATATTGTCTCTGATAGGTTTGACCGATCTCTAAGGAATATAAGACAGCACCAGCAGATAGACACACACTCTCAAGACTAATAAGCCTAACAGCCCGACTCACTATCACCCAAATAGGTGCACTCTGCGTTGCTGCCACGAGtgtaagaaaataaaattgtgttttaacTGACACTTATAACTTTTAGCCTAGTGGTAAGCATGTGCTCCTAACATTGGTATCAGAACGAGGTCATATGCTCAAGTCTCCCAACAAGCatatatttatgctttttgtAGGGAATGTTTGGCTAAATGCGTTCATGAGTGAGAGTAGTATTATGATAGGCGACCTCCTGGGAACTTCTCGTGCGTCAAGATGTTGACGTTACACCGGTTGATCTGGTTGGCTAATGGACCGTAAAAGAGTGACATCATATCTTAATTGGTAATATTGTCTTTGCTGGAAACAGGGCCGGCAGTAGATAATGGGTAAGACTGATATCTAAGATATATGAGACAACACTGGAAGATAGAAATGCATCTCCCCGGACTCATGGGCCTAACGGCCCGACATATTAACACACAAGTAGGTGCACTCTGTATTGACATGAGTATAATGAAATAAAGTTGAGTTTTTGCTAACAACTATAATTTTTGACCTAGCGTATCATCACAAAATTCTTTATTTCGCACCAATCATGATCATTGGTTGCATAAAGGTAGAATCTATTGCTCTCATCAAAACAAAATCGCTGCTCCCAAATTCAACCCTAAATATCAACCTTAGAGCTGAATGTTTACAGCAAAGAGTGATATTTACCTCTGCATTGGCAAAATAAGAACAGATAGAACAAAAGGTTATTCACTGT
This window of the Primulina tabacum isolate GXHZ01 chromosome 4, ASM2559414v2, whole genome shotgun sequence genome carries:
- the LOC142542212 gene encoding uncharacterized protein LOC142542212 isoform X1 — protein: MGIDLDPLDDIFAVGPIKNARPAGKFQPKAKLRTPRNDSTPTLISSSSTSLVNEVVENEISEPATIAKPSEHNDQWNYGSVSFLDEKVAKSTVSLQSGLDVVPNDSGGWHSCMEKSVSENADIFVGLDSLDDFITHTASDIEGNIHPQETRTVNVSNYHDGEGGLSIPILSSVDDSNQTSKESDALSFPFSVGECTVLSSDGVCHMDNGVMETSEMDVMDMENVSELITRSYKRTGKFHPKSKLKMQEICQRRIECVSSPFCPQQVSAEINFANKEPLPAFEHEDVLDLSSIGFTPAIPVDATSDLPVNDESMNLMEMNQLVSGIHLDSVPEFPAKLDSRRAKARKNDAPAASDSSQPQENVFTSTRENEPGRSLRPRKPKKNICELVDESEDDILAGRVSADERLGSSALEDNINNEEYQVGSEFGTKKAKRKSKKQDSKKEKTVRKRRNSKGASEQDVDAKPKKFSHSTRRRKVDRVLLETPEDEIDYQKVPLRDLILLAEHKERQMKKEESAAGAPSTKPSHDNSFEFFNEDNNGHLSPRVEESGTYFNYQTYMDRTPITRWSKQDTELFYEGVRQFGTDLSLIQQLFPGRTRRQVKLKYKKEEREQPLRLRDALTNRAKDHSHFEAVIVRLQQIAAEENENADKNGSTELGDNDVADEGIPDVSDVNDEEAKNGQQIEEQEKEEDIGQGLAEDGSPLKLYNSEDDLFRWSQYKTDA
- the LOC142542212 gene encoding uncharacterized protein LOC142542212 isoform X2 codes for the protein MGIDLDPLDDIFAVGPIKNARPAGKFQPKAKLRTPRNDSTPTLISSSSTSLVNEVVENEISEPATIAKPSEHNDQWNYGSVSFLDEKVAKSTVSLQSGLDVVPNDSGGWHSCMEKSNADIFVGLDSLDDFITHTASDIEGNIHPQETRTVNVSNYHDGEGGLSIPILSSVDDSNQTSKESDALSFPFSVGECTVLSSDGVCHMDNGVMETSEMDVMDMENVSELITRSYKRTGKFHPKSKLKMQEICQRRIECVSSPFCPQQVSAEINFANKEPLPAFEHEDVLDLSSIGFTPAIPVDATSDLPVNDESMNLMEMNQLVSGIHLDSVPEFPAKLDSRRAKARKNDAPAASDSSQPQENVFTSTRENEPGRSLRPRKPKKNICELVDESEDDILAGRVSADERLGSSALEDNINNEEYQVGSEFGTKKAKRKSKKQDSKKEKTVRKRRNSKGASEQDVDAKPKKFSHSTRRRKVDRVLLETPEDEIDYQKVPLRDLILLAEHKERQMKKEESAAGAPSTKPSHDNSFEFFNEDNNGHLSPRVEESGTYFNYQTYMDRTPITRWSKQDTELFYEGVRQFGTDLSLIQQLFPGRTRRQVKLKYKKEEREQPLRLRDALTNRAKDHSHFEAVIVRLQQIAAEENENADKNGSTELGDNDVADEGIPDVSDVNDEEAKNGQQIEEQEKEEDIGQGLAEDGSPLKLYNSEDDLFRWSQYKTDA